The following are from one region of the Geoalkalibacter subterraneus genome:
- the holB gene encoding DNA polymerase III subunit delta', translating into MTFSRILGHDRQKDILRRVLASGRLAHAYLFSGPDGVGKRLMALALVRAVFCERGGCGDCVACRKVDHFNHPDLHLLEPDGNYIKIGQVRSIQREFSYRPLESPRKVCLIEKPEKMQTAAANALLKTLEEPTGEALFILLSAHPEQILSTIRSRCQPLPFSRIPVDLLKNDLMHRLDLDEQQGHLLAALSEGSFKKALGRDRELFLDLRRDFLKTVTALSPGSVLPLFELSRARSDDKESLPEYLEILRAFYRDVLLTLHGRPVEDLVNIDLMEKIRRIAGKETVSSTLNKIEAIQEALHLLERNVNRQLVMDNLLLRLCV; encoded by the coding sequence ATGACCTTCTCCCGCATCCTCGGCCACGACCGGCAGAAAGACATTCTGCGCCGGGTGCTCGCATCCGGTCGGCTGGCTCATGCTTATCTTTTCAGCGGGCCTGATGGGGTTGGCAAGAGACTGATGGCACTTGCGCTGGTGCGGGCCGTCTTTTGCGAGAGGGGCGGATGCGGAGATTGCGTCGCCTGCCGCAAGGTCGATCATTTCAACCATCCGGACCTGCATCTGCTTGAGCCGGACGGCAATTACATCAAAATCGGACAGGTACGATCCATCCAGCGGGAGTTTTCCTATCGCCCCCTGGAAAGCCCGCGCAAGGTCTGCCTGATCGAAAAACCCGAAAAGATGCAGACGGCTGCGGCCAATGCACTGCTCAAGACACTGGAAGAGCCCACTGGGGAGGCTCTTTTTATACTGCTGAGCGCACACCCCGAGCAGATACTTTCAACCATCCGCTCCCGCTGCCAGCCTCTGCCGTTTTCGCGGATTCCCGTCGACCTGCTCAAGAATGATCTCATGCATCGCCTTGATCTTGACGAGCAGCAGGGGCATTTACTGGCGGCACTGTCGGAGGGCAGCTTTAAAAAAGCCCTGGGGCGTGATCGCGAACTGTTCCTCGACTTGCGCCGCGACTTTCTCAAGACCGTGACCGCCTTATCGCCCGGCAGTGTGCTGCCGTTGTTCGAATTGTCGCGGGCACGTTCCGACGACAAGGAGAGCCTGCCGGAATATCTCGAAATCTTGCGGGCTTTTTACCGGGATGTGCTTCTGACACTCCATGGTCGCCCGGTCGAAGACCTGGTCAATATCGATCTCATGGAAAAAATCCGTCGTATTGCCGGGAAGGAAACAGTTAGTTCAACTCTGAACAAAATCGAAGCAATTCAGGAGGCATTGCACCTTCTGGAGCGCAACGTCAATCGACAACTCGTCATGGACAATCTTCTGCTGCGGCTGTGCGTCTGA
- the tmk gene encoding dTMP kinase, whose product MSFFITFEGIEGSGKTTQIKRLTETLRLQGRSVVTTREPGGCAIADAIRAILLDARNNALVPRAELLLYAAARAQHVEEVIRPALNQNRIVLCDRFSDATLAYQGHGRRLPLDMVRQLNALAIDDIHPHLTLLFDLPVETGLSRAMERIARSDGPAEDRFEQESLAFHQRIREGYLELARQSPERFRLIRADAPPQDVTRQVLSAVNDALSHNQGDEG is encoded by the coding sequence ATGTCATTTTTCATTACCTTCGAAGGCATCGAAGGCAGCGGCAAAACAACTCAGATCAAACGGCTGACGGAGACACTTCGCCTACAGGGCCGATCCGTGGTCACCACACGCGAACCCGGTGGCTGTGCCATAGCCGACGCGATCCGCGCCATACTGCTTGATGCGCGCAACAACGCCCTGGTTCCCCGTGCGGAACTGCTTCTTTACGCTGCGGCCCGTGCACAGCACGTCGAAGAAGTAATCCGGCCCGCCCTGAACCAGAACCGCATCGTTCTGTGCGATCGCTTCAGCGATGCCACCCTGGCGTACCAGGGGCATGGCCGCCGCCTCCCCCTGGACATGGTCAGGCAACTCAATGCGCTGGCCATTGATGATATTCACCCGCACCTGACCCTGTTGTTCGATCTGCCGGTAGAAACCGGCCTGTCCCGGGCCATGGAGCGCATCGCCCGAAGCGACGGCCCTGCTGAAGACCGCTTTGAACAGGAGTCCCTGGCGTTCCACCAACGCATTCGCGAAGGATACCTGGAGCTGGCGCGGCAATCCCCGGAGCGCTTTCGGCTGATTCGTGCCGATGCACCGCCGCAGGACGTGACCCGGCAGGTCTTGAGCGCAGTCAACGATGCACTGTCGCATAATCAAGGGGATGAAGGATGA
- the rnc gene encoding ribonuclease III, with translation MTPEFNPAEIEKRIGYCFACKDLLRTALTHRSYVNEAMEGRGDYNERLEFLGDAVLQLAVSRFIFDRYPDLPEGDLTRIRAEVVSEKGLAVVAQQLELGEALLFGRGEDRSGGRRKASLLSNAFEALLGAVFRDGGFDAATDVAERLLRERIEAAQGLSAWTDYKTRLQEHFQGRYGRPPAYRMVSVTGPEHDRIYRAEVVFDGEVVGQGQGRTKKAAQQAAACQALEALEV, from the coding sequence ATGACCCCGGAATTTAACCCCGCAGAAATTGAAAAACGTATTGGCTATTGCTTTGCGTGCAAGGATCTGCTCCGAACCGCTTTGACCCATCGCTCCTATGTCAACGAGGCCATGGAAGGACGCGGAGACTACAATGAACGTCTCGAATTTCTCGGTGATGCTGTTTTGCAGCTGGCGGTCAGCCGTTTTATTTTTGATCGGTATCCCGACCTGCCTGAAGGAGATCTGACCCGCATCCGGGCCGAGGTGGTCAGTGAAAAGGGGTTGGCTGTCGTGGCGCAACAGCTGGAACTCGGTGAAGCGCTTCTTTTTGGACGCGGCGAAGATCGCAGCGGCGGACGCCGCAAGGCCAGCCTGCTCTCCAATGCGTTTGAAGCGCTGCTCGGTGCTGTTTTTCGCGATGGAGGATTCGATGCGGCAACCGATGTTGCCGAGAGACTTCTGCGTGAACGGATCGAAGCGGCACAGGGCCTTTCGGCGTGGACTGACTACAAAACCCGGCTGCAGGAACACTTTCAGGGACGCTATGGACGTCCCCCCGCATATCGGATGGTCTCGGTAACGGGACCTGAGCATGACCGGATCTATCGGGCCGAGGTGGTCTTCGATGGCGAGGTTGTAGGTCAGGGGCAGGGGCGCACCAAGAAAGCTGCGCAGCAGGCGGCGGCATGTCAGGCACTTGAAGCGCTGGAAGTCTGA
- a CDS encoding elongator complex protein 3: protein MQVFPIFLPHHGCPHRCCFCDQRRTTQQFCAFEHDRIESDLADMIPEEGPGEGEIAFYGGTFTLLPPGEQKALLELALGYVNRGLVRGVRVSTRPDALEDCQVEFLVRHGVTTVEIGAQSFDDRVLNAAGRGHDAASTLDAIERLRKNGMKIGLQLMPGLPGSSFDEALFSLRTAFEARPDFLRIYPTVVFPGTELESLWRRGLYRPWSLNEAVDICADMLKECRRQSMPVIRLGLQQVDALERGGVAAGPHHPAFGQLVRSRLWYGALMSLLSPLQNGTKPFRVRVSRADLGDILGHRRTNIEKLRSLVPGLVFEISDDLRREHLAVENRLFHLDSLLQQTPREERHESIFG from the coding sequence ATGCAGGTTTTCCCCATTTTTCTGCCTCATCATGGTTGTCCGCACCGTTGCTGCTTCTGCGACCAGAGGCGGACGACGCAGCAGTTTTGTGCCTTTGAGCATGACCGGATCGAGAGCGATCTCGCAGACATGATTCCGGAGGAGGGACCGGGGGAGGGTGAGATCGCCTTCTATGGAGGCACCTTTACCCTGCTGCCGCCTGGCGAACAGAAGGCATTGCTCGAGCTTGCCCTGGGTTACGTGAACCGCGGACTTGTTCGCGGGGTCCGGGTTTCCACCCGCCCCGATGCTCTTGAAGATTGCCAGGTGGAATTTCTGGTAAGACACGGAGTGACGACCGTTGAGATCGGGGCGCAGTCGTTCGATGATCGCGTGCTGAATGCTGCCGGACGGGGTCATGACGCCGCTTCTACTCTGGATGCGATAGAGCGGCTGCGGAAAAACGGGATGAAAATCGGTTTGCAGCTCATGCCGGGGCTGCCCGGAAGTTCTTTTGATGAAGCGCTTTTTTCTCTCCGCACGGCATTTGAAGCCCGCCCCGACTTTTTACGCATCTACCCGACGGTGGTTTTTCCCGGCACCGAATTGGAGTCTTTGTGGCGTCGCGGTCTGTATCGGCCCTGGTCGCTGAATGAGGCGGTTGATATCTGCGCCGATATGCTCAAAGAGTGTCGCCGGCAATCAATGCCGGTCATCCGGCTGGGGTTGCAGCAGGTTGATGCGCTGGAGCGCGGGGGAGTCGCCGCCGGCCCCCATCATCCCGCGTTTGGACAACTGGTTCGATCGCGGCTGTGGTACGGTGCCCTGATGAGCCTTCTGTCCCCCTTGCAGAATGGAACGAAGCCTTTTCGCGTCCGGGTTTCGAGAGCGGATCTGGGGGATATCCTGGGGCACCGCCGGACAAATATCGAGAAATTGCGCAGCTTGGTACCCGGCCTGGTTTTTGAGATTTCCGATGACCTGCGCCGCGAGCATCTGGCCGTGGAAAATCGGTTATTTCATCTTGATTCCCTTTTACAGCAGACCCCGAGAGAGGAAAGACATGAATCAATCTTTGGGTGA
- the era gene encoding GTPase Era, protein MGEQDLRSGFVGIIGRPNVGKSTLLNRILGQKISITSNKPQTTRNRILGIYNRPQAQILFLDTPGVHQARGPLHRYMVEQALATRGASDLIFYLVDATAGAVCDEDLVARVLQGGRPAFLVINKIDLVPKPVLLEIMAAHREHTFAEIIPVSAETGENLERLLEVTIGYLPKGPRYYPEDQVTDLPERFICAEFIREKIMRLTRDEIPYGCAVVVESFTEKPEKNLIHIEATIQVEREAHKRILIGTRGSMIRRIGEDARGAIEAMLGTRVYLELFVRVRRNWTRDEYQVRDLGYE, encoded by the coding sequence TTGGGTGAACAGGACCTTCGTTCCGGTTTTGTCGGAATCATCGGTCGTCCCAATGTCGGCAAATCGACGCTGCTCAACCGCATACTCGGTCAAAAGATCAGCATCACCTCCAATAAGCCGCAAACGACGCGAAACCGGATTCTTGGAATCTACAACCGGCCGCAGGCTCAGATTCTGTTTCTGGATACCCCGGGTGTTCACCAGGCGCGCGGCCCCCTGCACCGCTACATGGTCGAGCAGGCCCTCGCGACACGCGGCGCTTCGGACCTGATTTTCTACCTGGTGGACGCCACTGCCGGAGCCGTGTGCGACGAGGATCTTGTGGCCAGGGTTCTGCAGGGGGGGCGCCCCGCGTTTCTCGTGATCAATAAGATCGACCTGGTTCCCAAACCGGTTCTGCTCGAGATCATGGCGGCGCACCGCGAACACACTTTCGCTGAAATCATACCGGTCAGTGCGGAAACCGGCGAAAATCTCGAGCGGTTACTTGAGGTGACCATCGGCTATCTGCCCAAGGGCCCCAGATATTACCCGGAGGACCAGGTGACCGATCTGCCGGAGCGCTTTATCTGCGCGGAGTTTATCCGGGAGAAGATCATGCGCCTGACGCGGGACGAGATCCCTTACGGATGTGCTGTTGTGGTTGAATCATTTACCGAGAAGCCGGAAAAGAATCTGATCCACATCGAGGCGACCATCCAGGTCGAACGCGAAGCTCACAAGCGCATTCTGATCGGCACCCGCGGCAGCATGATCCGCCGCATCGGCGAAGATGCCCGCGGCGCCATCGAGGCAATGCTCGGGACACGTGTCTATCTTGAGCTGTTCGTGCGGGTGAGGCGCAACTGGACCCGCGATGAATATCAGGTCAGAGATCTGGGGTACGAATAA
- the der gene encoding ribosome biogenesis GTPase Der, translated as MMPLVAIVGRPNVGKSTLFNRIFGHRRAIVEDVPGVTRDRNYAEVTRYEKPFTLVDTGGFEPDSKESLLQQMRQQSQLAIEEADLIIFLMDGREGLTPSDMEVAELLRRQPKPVLYVVNKVDGEKQEEASLEFYSLGVEELLTVSAEHGRGISTLMEAVLELLPSGSGRAEVDEVTRIAVIGRPNVGKSSLVNRLLGFERVVANPQSGTTRDSIDTLFVYNRKPYLLIDTAGIRRKGRVSQKLEKFSVVHALKAIDRADVVLMVIDAVEGVTEQDLNVAGYAHEKGRAVILVVNKWDAIEKDNQTLGRYVEEVRMGFKFMSYAPIQFVSALTGQRVARIMDEVCKVSEQFSRRVSTSELNKVLEAAVAAHQPPIFRGKRLKIFYMTQVSTKPPSFIVFVSKSQGIHFSYERYLLNKIREHFGFEGTPIRLFFRDNKSSD; from the coding sequence ATGATGCCCCTTGTCGCCATCGTCGGCCGTCCAAACGTCGGCAAATCAACCCTGTTCAATCGAATCTTCGGCCATCGCCGCGCCATCGTCGAAGATGTGCCCGGCGTCACCCGCGACCGCAACTATGCCGAAGTGACCCGCTATGAAAAACCGTTCACGCTGGTCGACACCGGTGGTTTTGAGCCCGATTCAAAGGAGAGTCTGCTGCAGCAGATGCGCCAGCAGTCGCAGCTGGCCATCGAGGAAGCCGATCTCATTATTTTCCTTATGGACGGTCGCGAGGGCCTGACCCCCTCGGATATGGAAGTCGCCGAGCTGCTGCGGCGCCAGCCCAAACCGGTTCTTTACGTGGTGAACAAGGTCGACGGCGAAAAGCAGGAGGAAGCGTCTCTTGAATTCTACTCCCTGGGAGTGGAAGAACTTCTGACTGTCTCCGCTGAACACGGCCGTGGCATCAGCACATTGATGGAAGCGGTGCTTGAGCTGCTTCCATCCGGATCCGGCAGGGCCGAAGTTGATGAAGTGACGCGTATTGCCGTCATCGGGCGCCCCAATGTGGGCAAGTCGAGCCTGGTGAACCGGCTGCTGGGCTTTGAGCGCGTCGTTGCCAACCCACAGTCAGGGACAACGCGCGACAGTATCGACACGCTTTTTGTTTACAACCGCAAGCCCTACCTGCTGATTGATACCGCTGGTATCCGCCGCAAGGGCCGGGTCAGTCAGAAACTTGAAAAATTCAGCGTTGTGCACGCGCTTAAAGCCATTGATCGTGCAGATGTTGTGCTGATGGTGATCGATGCCGTGGAGGGCGTGACCGAGCAGGATCTCAACGTCGCCGGGTATGCCCATGAAAAAGGGCGCGCCGTGATCCTGGTGGTGAACAAATGGGACGCCATTGAAAAAGACAATCAGACCCTTGGCCGTTATGTGGAAGAGGTGCGCATGGGGTTCAAGTTCATGTCCTATGCGCCGATCCAGTTCGTGTCGGCACTTACCGGGCAGCGCGTTGCACGTATCATGGATGAGGTCTGCAAGGTGAGCGAACAGTTCAGCCGCCGGGTTTCGACCTCCGAATTGAACAAGGTGCTTGAAGCTGCGGTTGCAGCACATCAGCCTCCCATATTCCGCGGTAAAAGACTCAAGATCTTTTACATGACCCAGGTTTCAACCAAACCACCCTCATTTATTGTCTTTGTTTCCAAATCGCAGGGAATTCATTTTTCATACGAACGATATCTTCTGAACAAGATCAGGGAGCATTTCGGTTTTGAGGGAACTCCTATCCGCCTTTTTTTCCGTGACAATAAAAGTTCCGATTGA
- a CDS encoding response regulator: protein MSLVGNLEDLGLGDILQIVSLSRKSGVLSLQHKQDEGKIYFSNGQVIKAWSNNDYDNVGDLLIRKGLVTDRLLERALAVQRKSGIKKRIGAILCEHFKIPRDQIEETVREQTERIVYDFFTWDRGTFEFELGEPEEIAATNFNPLQFMLEQGLNPQWLALEGARLKDEGDEVYFSRKSAQPVSPCGRIDAQTCLVLVDDDCTTRDLLSSLLRQKGVSVAAFGDSRSFLDALADWSPSQQSPPFVIDLIMATLDGEGIFGGLELAKIIKKEWPRQRIVLMSDRVDASVKNRVAGLDIGHLISKPSRNSFAEGSESLAVREFVDKLVGIVETSAEEENAMFFDIGRDLSHEEGVDLLSQSETGSATDLSVKIRTLVEEISSPLTPGSIVLPALQLAGETFSRAVILRCRPGELVGIGQFGLEPFCGDADAMIRETVISLAGDSVFSRILAQPAPCIIAPGDSAEEIDFFARLGGRLPEEIFLGQVKCFDQVAYLLYGDNCPDNSPIVGVEPLEIFLLLAGLALEKELLQKELHRCQAV from the coding sequence ATGAGTCTAGTTGGAAATCTGGAAGATCTCGGTCTTGGGGACATCCTCCAGATCGTCAGCCTGAGCCGCAAATCCGGTGTTCTGTCGCTTCAGCACAAGCAGGATGAAGGCAAAATCTATTTTTCCAACGGTCAGGTGATCAAAGCCTGGAGCAACAACGACTATGACAATGTCGGAGATCTTCTGATTCGAAAAGGCCTGGTGACTGACAGGTTGCTCGAGAGGGCACTTGCGGTTCAGCGCAAAAGCGGTATCAAAAAGCGCATCGGAGCCATTCTTTGCGAGCATTTCAAGATTCCGCGGGATCAGATCGAAGAAACGGTTCGCGAGCAGACAGAACGGATCGTCTACGATTTTTTCACATGGGACCGTGGGACGTTTGAGTTTGAGCTGGGTGAGCCGGAAGAAATTGCGGCCACCAATTTCAATCCATTGCAGTTCATGCTTGAGCAGGGGCTGAACCCTCAATGGCTTGCCCTTGAAGGTGCCCGGCTGAAGGATGAAGGCGATGAAGTCTATTTTTCGCGCAAGAGTGCGCAGCCGGTTTCGCCTTGCGGCCGAATTGATGCCCAGACCTGCTTGGTTCTGGTTGACGACGATTGCACCACTCGTGATCTTCTCTCTTCTCTGCTGCGCCAAAAAGGTGTGAGCGTTGCTGCTTTCGGCGACAGCCGCAGTTTCCTCGACGCGTTGGCGGACTGGAGCCCTTCGCAGCAGTCACCACCTTTTGTCATCGATCTGATTATGGCGACCCTTGATGGAGAGGGGATCTTCGGGGGTCTCGAGCTGGCAAAGATCATCAAAAAAGAGTGGCCGCGCCAGCGGATTGTTCTGATGTCCGATCGTGTCGACGCATCGGTAAAGAATCGGGTCGCCGGGCTCGATATCGGGCACCTTATATCCAAGCCTTCGCGGAATTCGTTTGCCGAAGGCTCCGAGTCGCTGGCAGTCCGCGAATTTGTTGATAAACTGGTTGGGATTGTTGAAACTTCGGCCGAAGAGGAAAACGCGATGTTTTTCGATATCGGCCGTGACCTCAGTCATGAAGAAGGGGTCGATCTTCTCTCGCAGAGTGAGACCGGATCGGCAACTGACCTCAGCGTCAAAATACGGACGTTGGTCGAAGAAATCAGTTCTCCTCTGACGCCGGGGAGCATTGTGCTGCCTGCCCTGCAGTTGGCCGGGGAAACTTTCAGCCGTGCCGTAATTCTGCGCTGCAGGCCCGGCGAACTTGTGGGCATCGGGCAGTTCGGGCTGGAGCCGTTTTGCGGCGATGCCGATGCAATGATACGGGAGACGGTCATCTCCCTTGCCGGCGACTCGGTTTTCTCCCGGATCCTTGCGCAGCCCGCCCCCTGTATCATTGCGCCAGGGGACTCGGCCGAGGAGATAGACTTTTTTGCCCGATTGGGGGGGCGACTCCCTGAAGAGATATTCCTCGGGCAGGTCAAGTGCTTTGACCAGGTGGCATATCTGCTTTACGGTGACAACTGCCCCGATAACAGCCCCATCGTGGGTGTCGAACCGTTGGAGATTTTTCTGCTGCTGGCTGGTCTGGCCCTGGAAAAGGAATTGTTGCAAAAAGAGTTGCACAGGTGTCAAGCCGTTTGA
- a CDS encoding response regulator, with protein MSKKILVTEDSSTMRAMICATIEALGDFDIFEAPNGFEALRLLPREKFDLVITDINMPDINGLELVSFVKNNDQYRAIPLIIVSTEGSERDRKKGMGLGADAYLVKPFDPAELQELIEKFLS; from the coding sequence GTGTCGAAAAAAATTCTTGTAACTGAAGACTCTTCTACGATGCGTGCCATGATCTGCGCGACCATTGAAGCCCTGGGTGATTTCGATATTTTTGAAGCGCCCAACGGTTTCGAAGCGCTGCGGCTTCTGCCCCGTGAGAAGTTCGATCTGGTCATCACCGATATCAACATGCCTGACATCAACGGGCTTGAACTGGTCAGTTTTGTGAAAAACAACGATCAGTACCGCGCCATCCCACTGATTATCGTCAGTACCGAAGGGAGCGAACGCGACCGCAAGAAAGGGATGGGGCTCGGCGCCGATGCCTATCTGGTCAAGCCTTTCGATCCCGCCGAATTACAGGAACTGATTGAGAAGTTTCTTTCCTAG
- a CDS encoding chemotaxis protein CheA: MADKSSQAIKEFLGEAEEILENLNADLMELSQSADSGDANPDLLNSIFRGAHSLKGLSGMFGFSDIAELSHQMENALDHLRLGKIPFDELLIETLFDAFETLGKLVYGKGEDEQFTLDVSGLVNRLDALVKGEGGASEKDPFAGLEIDRSILDVLTEYEEHRLLENIKKGRNLFRVHASFALTSFDTDLAAITDALKEDGEIVSTLPSPDCEIEDGIAFQILVGTPLAEKDVKTLLDGKNAAVEAVGRKSSATQDKVPEATPKKEQSEAEAQQETVARGERSEDAGGAGMRSISRMVRVDIDKLDVLMNIVGELVIAKGTITEIAETLRIEGHGLGSDLNKATRVLERRLSELQKGVMEVRMVPVRQLFDKTARVVRKAAHDMSKKIDLQIRGADTELDKLIIEDLSDPLVHIIRNSVDHGIETPEERVAAGKPETGTLRLSAAQKGNHVVIEIRDDGRGIDPEKIRRKALERGLIDERTELSREEVYDLLFIPGFSTADKVSEISGRGVGMDVVKSNISALSGMIDIDSRVGEGTTLTITLPITLAIIKALIIRVLDNEFAIPITSVMETLMVEPASLRTIEGREVMELRQSTLPLVRLSRLFNFSSSREANPDNFFVVVVGMAEKRLGLVVDELLGQQDVVIKPLGNILSFVKGFAGAAEMGNRKTILVLDVGGLMSESLRGDLTSHV, from the coding sequence TTGGCGGATAAATCATCCCAGGCCATCAAGGAGTTTCTCGGCGAAGCCGAGGAGATACTCGAGAACCTCAATGCGGATTTGATGGAACTGAGCCAATCCGCCGACAGCGGTGATGCCAACCCTGATCTGCTGAACAGCATTTTCCGTGGCGCGCACTCACTTAAAGGGCTCTCCGGCATGTTCGGTTTTTCAGATATCGCCGAGCTCTCCCACCAGATGGAAAACGCCCTGGACCACCTTCGCCTGGGTAAAATCCCTTTCGATGAACTGCTGATCGAAACTCTTTTCGATGCGTTCGAAACCCTGGGTAAGCTGGTTTACGGCAAGGGGGAGGATGAGCAGTTCACTCTCGACGTCTCTGGCCTGGTCAACCGTCTCGATGCTCTTGTCAAGGGGGAAGGGGGAGCTTCTGAGAAAGATCCCTTTGCCGGACTTGAAATCGATCGCTCCATTCTCGACGTTCTGACCGAGTACGAAGAACATCGCCTGCTTGAAAACATCAAGAAGGGGCGCAACCTTTTCAGGGTGCACGCAAGCTTTGCCCTGACCAGTTTCGACACCGACCTGGCCGCTATCACCGATGCATTGAAGGAAGACGGTGAAATTGTCAGCACCCTGCCCAGTCCGGATTGTGAAATCGAGGACGGCATTGCATTTCAGATTCTGGTGGGCACCCCTCTTGCTGAAAAGGATGTGAAAACGCTCCTTGATGGTAAAAATGCTGCCGTTGAAGCGGTGGGGCGAAAATCATCGGCAACCCAGGATAAGGTGCCTGAGGCAACCCCGAAAAAAGAACAATCGGAGGCTGAGGCCCAACAGGAGACCGTTGCCAGAGGGGAAAGGAGCGAAGATGCCGGTGGTGCAGGCATGCGCTCCATCAGCCGCATGGTGCGCGTTGATATCGACAAACTTGACGTGCTGATGAACATCGTCGGTGAACTGGTCATTGCCAAGGGGACCATCACCGAGATTGCCGAAACTCTGCGTATCGAAGGTCACGGTCTCGGAAGTGATCTGAACAAGGCGACGCGTGTTCTGGAGCGGCGTCTTTCCGAACTTCAGAAGGGCGTTATGGAAGTCCGGATGGTGCCCGTGCGCCAGTTGTTCGACAAAACCGCACGCGTGGTCCGCAAAGCGGCTCATGACATGTCCAAAAAGATCGATCTCCAGATTCGCGGTGCAGACACCGAACTCGACAAGTTGATTATCGAAGATCTTTCCGATCCCCTGGTTCACATTATCCGCAATTCCGTCGATCATGGTATTGAAACACCCGAGGAACGGGTTGCCGCCGGAAAGCCTGAGACCGGTACGCTGCGCCTGTCCGCCGCCCAGAAAGGCAATCATGTCGTGATTGAAATCCGGGACGACGGCCGCGGCATCGATCCGGAAAAAATTCGCCGCAAGGCTCTTGAACGTGGATTGATCGACGAAAGAACCGAGTTGAGTCGCGAAGAGGTCTACGATCTGCTTTTCATACCCGGTTTCTCCACCGCCGACAAGGTCAGCGAAATTTCCGGGCGTGGAGTCGGCATGGACGTGGTCAAGAGCAATATCTCTGCACTCTCCGGCATGATCGACATCGACAGCCGGGTTGGCGAGGGAACCACGCTCACCATCACCCTGCCTATTACTCTTGCCATTATCAAGGCTCTGATCATCCGGGTACTTGACAACGAATTTGCTATTCCCATCACCTCCGTCATGGAAACACTGATGGTTGAGCCGGCCAGCCTGCGGACCATCGAGGGCCGGGAAGTGATGGAACTGAGGCAGAGCACGCTGCCGCTTGTACGGTTGAGCCGTCTGTTTAACTTCTCCTCTTCCAGGGAAGCGAACCCTGACAATTTCTTTGTCGTTGTCGTGGGGATGGCCGAAAAACGGTTGGGACTGGTTGTCGATGAGCTTCTTGGGCAGCAGGATGTCGTTATCAAGCCTCTCGGCAATATTCTCTCATTCGTCAAGGGGTTTGCCGGCGCAGCTGAGATGGGGAACCGCAAAACCATTCTGGTGCTTGATGTCGGCGGCCTGATGAGTGAATCGTTGCGGGGAGATTTGACATCTCATGTATGA
- a CDS encoding ExeA family protein — translation MYERFYGLREKPFSKTPDPRFLYLGRAHREALARLLFAVEERDPALLTGGIGCGKTTLSRALMDQLDSSFKIILLINPRLSPLEFLRALARHLGIDAPSDYKTDLLEQIGEKLYRLYQQQICPVLIIDEAQLIPYRETFDEIRLLTNFQLDDRNLLSVILMGQPELRRRLAHPVYEPLRQRIGMQYDLKGLEREDVDAYLDFRLETAGGSRGLFQPEAVDRIFAYSQGIPRKINHAASLCLIEGFGRESRTIDADIAEAVMEELALFE, via the coding sequence ATGTATGAGCGGTTTTACGGGCTTCGTGAAAAACCGTTCAGCAAAACCCCTGATCCGCGCTTCCTGTACCTGGGGCGCGCTCACCGGGAGGCGCTGGCCCGACTTCTTTTCGCGGTGGAAGAGCGAGACCCCGCACTGCTGACAGGAGGGATCGGGTGCGGCAAGACCACCCTGTCGCGAGCCTTGATGGATCAGCTGGACAGCTCTTTTAAAATAATTCTGCTGATCAATCCCCGTCTGAGCCCCCTGGAATTTTTACGGGCGCTGGCGCGGCACCTCGGCATTGATGCGCCTTCAGATTACAAGACCGATCTTCTGGAGCAGATCGGCGAAAAGCTCTATCGGCTTTATCAGCAGCAGATCTGCCCGGTCCTGATTATCGATGAAGCGCAACTCATCCCCTACCGGGAGACATTTGACGAGATCCGGTTGTTGACCAATTTCCAGCTCGATGATCGAAATCTCTTGAGTGTGATTCTCATGGGGCAGCCCGAACTTCGACGGCGCCTGGCACACCCGGTCTATGAACCGCTGAGGCAGCGAATCGGCATGCAGTATGATCTCAAAGGTCTTGAGCGCGAAGATGTCGACGCCTATCTTGATTTCCGCCTCGAAACAGCCGGTGGGTCGAGAGGGCTTTTCCAGCCTGAGGCGGTCGATCGCATTTTCGCGTATTCGCAGGGCATTCCGCGCAAGATCAATCATGCCGCATCTCTGTGTCTGATTGAGGGCTTTGGTCGCGAAAGCAGAACTATCGATGCGGATATCGCAGAGGCTGTCATGGAAGAGCTTGCTCTTTTTGAATAA